From Aquamicrobium lusatiense, the proteins below share one genomic window:
- a CDS encoding phosphopantetheine-binding protein yields the protein MAITLERMRADIAGMIHEDPEEIGLEDNLMDLGIDSMRLLNLILKWQEDGLDLEFAELADRFTLAGWWEAVEAKRAGQAGQTGTGSGA from the coding sequence ATGGCCATCACGCTGGAGCGCATGCGCGCCGACATCGCAGGCATGATCCACGAGGACCCGGAGGAGATCGGGCTCGAGGACAATCTGATGGACCTCGGCATCGATTCCATGCGTCTGCTCAACCTCATCCTGAAATGGCAGGAAGACGGGCTCGACCTCGAATTCGCCGAACTGGCCGACCGCTTCACGCTGGCCGGCTGGTGGGAGGCGGTCGAGGCGAAGCGGGCGGGGCAGGCCGGGCAAACGGGTACGGGCAGCGGGGCATAG
- a CDS encoding isochorismatase family protein, which translates to MGLPTIQPYDLPLAAELPASRGPWQVETGRAALLIHDMQNYFVRPFVADASPLAPATANIARLAAHCRQKGIPVFYTAQNGDQDRRDRGLQADIWGPGMGSAETDQAIIAPLAPEKGDFVLVKQRYSAFQRSNLETLMRVRGRDQLIVTGIYAHIGCMMTAAEAFQRDIEAFFAADALADFSREKHDLALDWVAGRCGVVAGTDKLIAALV; encoded by the coding sequence ACCATACAGCCATATGATTTGCCGTTGGCGGCGGAGCTTCCAGCTTCGCGCGGGCCTTGGCAGGTCGAGACCGGCCGCGCGGCGCTGCTGATCCACGACATGCAGAACTATTTCGTGCGGCCCTTCGTGGCGGATGCTTCACCGCTTGCGCCCGCGACCGCGAATATCGCGCGGCTCGCGGCGCATTGCCGGCAGAAGGGCATTCCGGTTTTCTACACCGCCCAGAACGGCGATCAGGACCGGCGCGACCGCGGCTTGCAGGCCGACATCTGGGGGCCGGGCATGGGCTCGGCCGAGACGGATCAGGCGATCATCGCGCCGCTTGCGCCTGAAAAGGGCGATTTCGTGCTGGTCAAGCAACGCTACAGCGCCTTCCAGCGCTCCAATCTGGAGACGCTGATGCGGGTGCGCGGACGCGACCAGCTCATCGTCACCGGCATCTATGCCCATATCGGCTGCATGATGACGGCGGCGGAAGCCTTCCAGCGCGACATCGAGGCGTTCTTTGCAGCCGATGCGCTGGCCGATTTCTCACGCGAAAAGCACGATCTGGCGCTGGACTGGGTGGCGGGGCGCTGCGGCGTCGTTGCCGGCACCGACAAGCTCATCGCCGCTTTGGTCTGA